In Panulirus ornatus isolate Po-2019 chromosome 30, ASM3632096v1, whole genome shotgun sequence, a single genomic region encodes these proteins:
- the LOC139758285 gene encoding dual oxidase maturation factor 1-like yields MDPIRTTPGWFDGFRMKPFPTQYGELKTPVTVDVLEVGWIVAFFTVLAAFLCILPAMKTSHWQRFLVFVRVSLFLFLGLVIMLCNFGQEWEVGQVDTLTPYRAGTGQEINARVGVKIGLRSVNVTLKGERNPEGDLLGETIDYNERYSWAWGQGRFGFGPFAGAIQRNFRAAQRRGTPLPILWVAEIFTFDGEGLRFGRYYRTSGWFAHICIWTALPLWILTAVLSKLVISYAAITLALTGVMLFVASLIWALNRNFLEFEVLFTPPEGVLRTQFGVHWYLALIVGVLCMAVGLLLYLLDDVFHDQLSKFFGNNPHQILEEETTEVTEVKQPTSEMEMEDMNSAPQQPRIVTTYRGRGTTKRHKKKLTYSVYADTATLVYPAFNPNAGYSAAAPPHMVPVSQLAQKTQGYPDNFQNEGYPRVYAQDQPQGYPQGQPQGYPQGQPQGYPQGQPQGYPQGQPKYHQGGYQDSSYMNQGYSEDLSAKDEEIDTEEPLYANTMAMIHPEKPRLPPKGRKF; encoded by the exons ATGGACCCGATAAGGACGACCCCCGGGTGGTTCGATGGCTTCAGAATGAAGCCGTTCCCCACCCAGTATGGAGAACTGAAGACTCCGGTGACCGTAGACGTGCTGGAGGTGGGCTGGATCGTCGCCTTCTTCACCGTCCTGGCCGCCTTCCTCTGCATCCTTCCAGCCATGAAGACCAGCCATTGGCAG AGATTCCTGGTTTTCGTGAGAGTTAGTCTGTTCCTCTTCCTGGGATTGGTTATCATGt TGTGCAACTTCGGCCAGGAGTGGGAGGTCGGGCAAGTGGACACCCTCACCCCTTATCGTGCAGGCACAGGTCAGGAGATCAACGCCCGAGTCGGGGTCAAAATAGGTCTTCGCTCCGTCAACGTCACTCTCAAAGGTGAGCGAAAT CCTGAGGGTGACCTGCTCGGTGAGACCATCGACTATAACGAGAGATATTCCTGGGCGTGGGGTCAAGGACGCTTTGGCTTCGGTCCCTTCG CTGGCGCGATTCAGCGCAACTTCCGAGCAGCGCAGCGCCGGGGTACGCCGCTTCCTATCCTGTGGGTAgctgaaatcttcaccttcgacggCGAAGGTCTTCGCTTCGGTCGCTACTACCGTACCTCGGGATGGTTCGCTCACATCTGCATATG GACAGCGCTGCCATTGTGGATACTGACTGCAGTCTTGTCCAAGCTGGTCATCTCTTATGCTGCCATAACCCTGGCGCTCACTGGTGTCATGCTTTTCGTCGCCTCCCTCATCTGGGCCTTGAACAGGAACTTCCTTGAATTCGAGGTGTTATTTACACCTCCTGAAGGAGTCCTTCGAACACAGTTCGGTGTCCACTGGTACTTGGCACTGATCGTGG GTGTCCTGTGCATGGCAGTGGGCTTGCTCCTCTATCTGCTGGATGACGTATTCCATGACCAGCTGAGCAAATTCTTTGGGAACAATCCTCACCAGATCTTGGAGGAGGAGACGACAG AGGTGACGGAAGTGAAACAACCCAccagtgagatggagatggaagacATGAACAGCGCCCCTCAGCAG CCTCGGATAGTGACGACTTACAGGGGACGAGGCACCACCAAGAGACACAAGAAGAAGCTGACCTACTCCGTCTACGCCGACACAGCCACTTTAGTCTACCCGGCCTTCAACCCTAACGCAG GGTACTCAGCAGCGGCTCCTCCTCACATG GTTCCCGTCAGCCAGCTGGCCCAGAAGACCCAAGGCTACCCAGACAACTTCCAGAACGAAGGCTATCCAAGGGTCTATGCACAGGACCAGCCACAAGGTTATCCACAGGGCCAACCACAAGGTTATCCACAGGGCCAACCACAAGGTTATCCACAGGGCCAACCACAAGGTTATCCACAGGGCCAACCAAAGTATCACCAGGGCGGCTACCAGGATTCGTCCTACATGAACCAAGGATACTCAGAGGACCTCTCAGCCAAAGACGAAGAAATCGACACGGAGGAACCTTTATACGCCAACACCATGGCCAT GATTCATCCCGAGAAACCTCGCCTTCCACCAAAGGGAAGAAAGTTCTGA